Within the Eleginops maclovinus isolate JMC-PN-2008 ecotype Puerto Natales chromosome 13, JC_Emac_rtc_rv5, whole genome shotgun sequence genome, the region atgtgtttctatttattgtGAGGTGGGCGTGTTCTGGAGTTTGGGGCGGAGCTTGTTTAACCTCGCTGCGATCACCTGCTCAGGGTGGTTTAGTATGGAAAGAGAAGGGAGGCAAAAGAGTCTGTTGAGCAGCTAAAACGGCTTTGTTGATTATTcgactctgattggtcaatttggacattccagaggttgttaattttccgctaacagactgttgctaaggagaacagactgttgctaaggagagcagaccgttgctaaggagagcagaccgttaataaggagagcagactgttactaaggagagcagaccgttgataaggagagcagaccgttgctatggagagcagactgttgctaacgagagcagactgttgctaacgAGAGCAGATCGTTGCTACGGAGAGCAGATCGTTGCTAcggagagcagaccgttgctaagaaaacaaagagagccTGAGCAGGAAGGAGTCTGAAGACGCTCTCAGACAGTTCTTCCTCACCAGTGAAAGCACGGCTGCAAACAGAAACCCTCTGGAGCAGTTCTCCGTGCCTGGGGAGATTTTTCCTGATGGATGAAAGGCAATTCTGAGAGGGGGGTTTGCAATCCCTCTTGTTAACAAATGGACCACAGTGATGCATGTCTCTAACCTGCCGACTTTTCCTCAGCCTCCTCTCTTCTGACTCTGTTATGCTTTATAGATGGCCAAACGTTGGTGGCGATAGAGTCGTCGACAGggtaaaaataaactgaattaaGGCTGAGGTGGAAAGCTGCTACTGTGGAGGGACTTGTTGAACCAGGTCCTTAAGTGAACTGGCagtgttgaaagggggagacaagGGGGGTGACACAGCAAATAGTCCCTGTTCGGGTTCCTCAGCAATGGGACCAAGCTAACCAAGAGTTCTATGGGATGATTTGGTGAAATTGTGAAGCTTGTTACTCTTTCTTTTTACCGCAGATGTCAAAATCCAGGTGGTGCTCCCGGGTCATGGTTAAGTGTCCTCTGTTGCCATGAGGAAGAAATGGATCGACCCGTATTGATCAGTAACGCCTCGATGCCTCTGCTACCTCATTGTCTTTTTATGCTACGAGGTGGTGAGATTTGACTGATTGCTTCTTTtggacagaaaaacattgaCAATTAAAGGACATGTCTTATTGGTCCATGTATCATTAGTTCTTTATTAAACCTGTAAACGGAAAAGCGTGTGAGAGGCATCAGAGTCCAGAATTCAAAATCCCCTAACAATGAGGTCTATTTCAGACACAGCCATATGTGGCTTACTGGATTTACAGACCTCAATGACATTGGTTTTCTTGGCTCCATGAGTCTCTTAAATTCCCCTCTTTATAATATTATCATCGTTCCTTCAGCCGGATACTGGAGTGCTTTAATGCAAGCGCAAAGAAATccctaaaaaaaacctctcagACACTTTTCTGTGTACAggtttaagaaagaaagaaaaggaatggGCTGAACATACTCCGGCTTTTATTCACCTGTGACTTACAATCTAAAGGAATGACCAAGTATATATAATGAGGATGATTCTGCACAGATGACAAATGACACCAGGAGACAGTTTGTTAATTGGCATCTCTAATTggataataaaactaaaagttgAACCCTGAATGAACTCTTGTTctgcttgtgtttatttgattcaATATGAAAGCTCGTGCGGCCTTATTATTCTTACTTGGAGTCGAATTCTTTACATTTCTTGTGTCCTTGAGTCTGCGAAACAATGCAAGCTGAGAGATATCCTGTTAAAAAGCAAAGCACTAATATACATTACACTGTAAATCACCACTGTCGAAGGAGGAAAATATCACACCACAAAATAGATCCCTTTCTCCGTGGATCGACTCACAGATAGATTGCTGTGGAAGCAATGGAGCAGAAAGCCATTTCAAAAGCATCTAATTCCCTTTTTCACTAAATTTAAAGAGTGTAAAGACAGCATAGAGAATCACAGACACGTCCATTTAACTGAAGCCCGATGTGTGCTCATACTATCTACAAATGCACAATTATTCACTGTTTTCCTTCCGTCTGGCAGCcgtgtttatgtttatataagtGGGCTTTTTCTTCCCTTCATCATCTTCAATTTATATTCAGCTTGGTTGTGTTTTATCTCTTCCACATTCATCATAACTTTGACATGTTTGCACGTCTTCAGCCTTCAAAATCCATCCAGATGACGGCAAACTCAAACGATTTCTCCATTATTACATCTGACACACATCATCTGGGTTGCAAAGCTGGAACCATCGTCAACTTGATGCCTGCGGTTTGATTGGTGTCAGGATCTGTTGGAGTCCATAAATCCCAGAGGACAAATTACCCCTCAACAAGTCCGTAATGCCCCTCATATATTCCACGCGACACATCAATACTCTCCTTGAAGCTTTGTTGAAAGATTAGGTCTCTCGGGATGAAGACGCTCTCCGAAAGAGTTTCAGAAGTGTCCATCGACTTCACATTTCAAACAGTGAATCAAGGAGGGGAAGGAAATACTGCAAACAGTGGGTTGTGGTTTTTTACAGAGGCTGCATCTCTATTCTTCCCCTGATCAGCTGAGAAGCTGGCTGCAGGCTTCACAATGCTCATGAAAGTCAAGCAGCAGGAAAGACGTCCGTAAGAAATCCAAGCTTCACTGGTTTCGGACCGTCTGGATTTATCCTCATTCGAGCCCCAAAACACCTGTCCTTTTACCGGGTCTTTGTTGGAAAACTAACTAGCAAAACTACCGATAGCCAATGGTCAAAGAGAAGCGAGTATATACACAGCACACTTTTTAACGATCACTGGCTTTGTAGGAAAACCTCCGGCACAGCGTAGTGAATATGTATCGTCTCTTTGCTCGTCTCAACCCGCTGCCAAATTGCTGAATCTGTAAGCAGAGCAGAAAAGCAATTTCCAAGCATGGGATCGTTGTCTTTGATGCTCCTTTTTGGAGTCAAAAGCATTGTGGTGTTACATTAGGATTCAATGAGATCCATTTCAAGTCCGGGGAACATCGTGCCCCACATAAACACAGCTGATGGTAGCGGAGTCTaaaggggaaacacacacatatatctggctgtaaataaatcaaaacaaagaaacagaacaCCAATTAAGACTCCTCTACTTCTTCCATTGGTCCACATTGTtgtgctgcaattcatcatgcCGCTGTCGGTGGGTATCAGCGGAGGGGCGCTGCTCTGCGAGGCTCATTTGTTTCGTGTTTACGTCGGAGAAACAAATGAGAAATGTCAAAACTCCTTCAAAACCAACCTGTCCTTTTGTTCGGTGAACGTCAAGGCAAGTGTTCCCTCGGAGAAATGATGGGTTTTGAACAGAACAGCCCATTTACCCTGACTGTCCGTCTGGTTTACAACAGTGCAATCTAACACAAGCATTCTCTGCTCGCGGAGAGAGAAACCTGTCCTGTTTCCATCTTCAAAAAGTCATGTCTCCGGTCCATCGGGCAGACGAATCGTGAGCTGGGGATGTTCTGTTTCATGATCTTCCCTTTGACATTTGGATACACTCTTTGGGCTGTCACCCCATTGACTCTCACTGCCTTTGCACCGAGTCTCATCTGAggagaaacaacaaacattccctttttgttttccgaTCTTTAATGGAAAAGTAACATCAGAGTGAACAGTTTCTCTGTTCGCTTTAGCGGCTCCAAATTAGTGAGAATAAGCGGCAGACTTTTGTCTTCTATAAGGTCTTTTCAGAACTCTGTAGTGGAGATCTGGGTCACTTCCGATTGCAGGTCTTGCTGGATCCTCCTGGAGCGCGAGCTGTGCGGGACCCACTCCATGCCTAGTCATGCCGGCTTTTTCCCCGCGTCCGACGGAGCGCAGACGGACACCGGCTCCCTGGTGGTGTTGCGTCCTCGGGTCAGGCTGTGCTGCTCCACGTGGGTCCGGCAGGGAAGGCAGAAATCCCTGAAGCACCGCTTGAAATTCTCGTCCAGGAAGGCGTAGAGGACCGGGTTCAGGCTGCTGTTGGTGTAGCCCAAGGCGATGCAAAGGTGCCAGCTGGCGATCACGAAGGGGTTCCTGACGTCGATCTCCACCATGGTCTTCACGATGATGAAGATGTGGATGGGGGTCCAGCAGATGATGAAGGCGGCCACGATCACCAGGACCATCCGGGTGATTCGTCGCATGTTCCGGTCCTTCTCCTTGGAGCCGGAGAGCAGTCGGACGCTCTTCAGACGCAGGATCATCAGGCCGTAGCAGATGGTGATGACCAGCACCGGAACCACGAAGGCGAAGATGAAGACGCAGATCTTCGTCACCGTGTCCCAGTACCAGTCGGGGTCGGGGAACTTCAGCATGCACACGGTCTTACCTGGGAAAAGGATTTAGAAATGTGTGATGtatttcaataattaaaaaataacaaggaAGGATCCAGTGAAATCTGTGAGAATTAGAAACCAGATGCATGTCTTTGAGGAAAGATGGGTAAAGTATAGAAGACTCTAATGAAGATGTATAGTATTAATATTGGATCtactattttattatcataataattataattattatattataattataattataataataataatataattataataatataattatattattataattataattataataatataattataattataattataattataattataataatataattataattataattataataatataattataattataattataattatattattataattataattataataatataataacaataataaaatagtaatataatataattataataataatatattatattataattataataattataatataattataattattatattatattactattttattattgttattatattattattattattgttgttattaatattattattattattatttcatctcGGATTTGTCAACTGTTATGTAGTTCATTTATGTACCTAGAAGTGATGATTTTGTCATGTATGCTTTGtaaataatttcataaaatgcaaataaataaatcctgctTGATGGAAAAATAATACATCTAATAATGTGTGACCTTCCTTCTATCCAGGAGGGatataacatttgaatattatcctgggtttgaaatgttgtgtttggatTTCGCTGACTATGTATTACCGTTCTGAAGGTTTTTCCACTCACTCTGAGAACCCACGATGAATCCTTCAGGGGCCGGACTGCATACATAAACAATTTAGCCTTGCTTCTCCTTTTGTTTGACATAAAAGCTCAGATAAAAGTTCCAAGAAACAGAATAAATGATCTTCTACGGTTTAATCATGCAGGACAAAACATGTTGACGCTCTTTTCTTCAGGTGTCTGTCCTCAAGCACGTTAGTGAGGTTTCAGTTAGTCAGAGGGCTCAGCTAATCCTGGAGGACGGTTACAAGTTATTTAAGGACTTTAAGGAACAATGCAACACCAGCTCACCGTTATCCTTCACTTTAGTCACAGCCATGACCATGATGGGCACCCCGATCGCCGAGGACAGAACCCAGATCAGCACGTTGATCATCTTGGCCTTGACCGGAGTCCGAAACCCGAGCGCCCTGACGGGGTGGCACACGGCCACGTAGCGGTCCACGCTCATCATGGTCAGCGTGAAGATGCTGGTGAACATGTTGTAGTAGTCGATGGCGATGATGAGCTTGCACAGGACCTCCCCGAACGGCCAGGTGTTCATGAGGTAGTTGGCGCTCTGGAAGGGCAGCGTGCTGGTGGCCAGGGCGTCGGCGAGGGCCAGGTTGAAGATGTAGATGTTTGTGGCCGTCTTCATCTTGGTGTATCTGGTCGAGATCGCAGAGGAGAGATAGTGTTTGGAGAAAGAGCAGCTGAGTGTTAAAGGCTGTGGGATCTGGTTTATCCCCCTCATGCTATAGATCTGCAACTCGATTATCCCATTTGTAAATGAGTGATTTGAGATAATTGCTATAAGTGGCCGGAGATCTTGCAGCCTACATGCACGAAAAGCACGAGAGAGTTGTGAAAAGACAGACTGAATTCATGTATATTATATGTGCTGGGGCTGAGCTTCTCCTTCAGTTTGTGAGGACGATGTGTTTTATCTTGTtctagaataaataataatggcTATCAGCGCtgaattcattattatttggaAGAGTTTTTTGCTTATTGAGGTCAGAATTGTTCCTCTGAGGCATAAGGAAGCTTCTCTCCACAGAAACCATTACCTCTTTGCCCTTTAGTGGTCTGCTAACACACTCTTCTAAGTCTGCTTAGCATGGAAGGTGTAAACTTCTGTCACTGAATACATGATGCAAGACCAGACGGAGGCAGATGGAGGAATCACTCACACCAGCCAGTCATGGcgttttttaacataaaaaacataacaagTTTTTCTAGCTACAGTCACttgattcaaaacaaacaagcttTCATCAATAGCTGTAAAAcatatgtcaaataaaaaggtCAGCTCTTGTAAACTAAACACTAGGAACGTAACCGTTTCATTGGCATTCTTAGCCGTTAGCTTGCGTTAGCTGCAGCTAGCCTCGCTGGGCCAACATCCAGAGGAggcctgttgttgttgttgttgctgtttacGGGGTAAACAACCTCCATGCCCCCCACCTATCTCTTGACTGCGACCAAGATATCCTGAACCACCGGCTGCAGCACGACATCCGCATCCTCACAGAGAAGCTGAGTAGAGTCAACGAGAGCCTGGCTCAGAGACTAGCCGCCCGAGCCAACTTCGACCAGACCATCGCAGAGACCCAGGCTGCGTACACCAAGACCAAAGTCATCTGatcactgctgcctgaggcctgctgctgcactgctctgctacactgctctgtggtaatcctacctgctgcctcactgctgcctgaggcctgctgctgcactgctctgctacactgctctgtggtaatcctacctgctgcctcactgctgcctgaggcctgctgctgcactgctctgctacactgctctgtggtaatcctacctgctgcctcactgctgcctgaggcctgctgctgcactgctctgctacactgctctgtggtaatcctacctgctgcctcactgttgcctgaggcctgctgctacactgctctgtggtaattCTATCTGCTGCTTCACTGCTGCTTGCTGCCTATAGCgtgctgctacactgctctAACACTCATGTAGACTATGGACTAACAAGTCCGTGACTGTGGATATACAACTTGTGGGTGAGTGTGACCTAACTTATCCagctaactgtgctaactgttagcagcaactttttttttcctcgAACCTAGCATGGCCTGCCTCAAACTATTCaatgtcctccttctccttgctTTCCTCCTTACTGTCTCGCCCCCCTCATCAGTTGCGCACATGGGGAAGTTGATATTCTTCGACCCCCCTCATTTGCCTGACCATCAAACTGACTCAGTCAACATCTATAATAGAGACTTGGCTTCCCTGCTGTTTACACTGTCTCTGGGGTCACCATCAATTGTAAACATTACtattcctcctctgtcttcatGTTATGTTATGAGTCTTCTCAGCAATATGATTATTTTACCTTCTAATCTTCCTACACttgacaaatgtaaacacaatgacTCATCCTCCCTTTGCCGTGCTCTGATTGTGTTACTACTCATAATCTCTGGTAATGTTCATGTTAACCCTGGTCCTTTTGATACTGTTCCCCCCCTCAATGGTTTTCAGTCACATGATCTCTGTTTCCATGATTTTTGTGTTAGAAACAATATgggttttctgcatgtaaatgtaagAAGCTTGGTGCCAAAAATGGACCAACTTAAAGTCTGGGTGGAATCCTCCAATCCCCATGTCCTTGTCCTGACTGAGACATGGCTCCGTAATTCTGTCTCCTATCCTGATACCAACATTAATGGCTATAATCTATTCCGCCAAGACAGATCATCTAAAGGTGGAGGAGTAGCAATCTACTCTAAAGAACAACTACACTGCTCAGTGGTACTTGCCAAGTCTATTCCGAAACAGTTTGATCTCTTGATCATTCAGATAAGGCTATCGAATAATTTTTGTATTACAGTGGCCGGCTGTTATCGCCCCCCCTCAGCCCCTGCATGTACTCTTGAGGCTCTTAGTAGAGCACTGGCACCTTTCACTAAGTCTGAGCTTGTTCTGCTTGGTGATCTCAATTGGGACATGCTTAGGCCTCCTGAGAAAGTCATACAGCAGTTAGACTCCCTTAATCTCCAGCAAATCATCACCCAACCAACCAGGCTCAACTCCAACTGTCCGGAGAAAGCTACCTTGCTGGATGTAATTCTTACTAACACTCCCCATATGTATCAATCTGGTGTGTTCTGCAGCGACCTCAGTGACCACTGTTTTATAGCCTGCATTCGCAAAAACATCGCCACCAAACAGCCCATTACCATCAGCATTAAGCGCTGTCTAAAGCATTTTAACACCCAAGCTTTCCTCCATGACCTGGCCAATATTAACTGGCACAGAGTCAGCCTGGTTCCCTCTGTGAATGATGCGTGGTCTCTGTTCAAAGACCAGCTTAGTGCTGTGGTCAATAAGCATGCCCCCCTCAAGAAACAACGGTTGAAAAATCGTCACAGCCCCTGGTTCACACAAGAGCTCACATCTCTTCTCCATCAAAAGAATGCTGCATGGAGAAAAGCCCGTCTATCAAAGTCTCCCACAGACTTCCTCAGATTCCGGCAACTCCGCAATAAGGCTACACAAGCCGTACGCCAGGCCAAATCTGGTTACTTCAAGGCTCAATTCACACAATGTAGCTCCGATCCCAGTGCTTTCTGGAAAACAGTAAGAAAACTTCAGAACAAGCCCTCAGCCATGCCTGTTTCACTCAAAGTCAATGATCTTGTCATCTCAGATAAGACTGCAATGGCAGATACTTTCAATAGTCACTTTGTAAAGTCTGGCTTTGTCTTTGAGAACACACTGTCCAAAGGCCCTACTATATCGCCTTCCACAGCCCATAGTCTTCTAAGCCCCCCACACCTgcaccctcccacacacagcttctccttTCGGCCTCTTACAGAGGGGGAGGTTTTAAAGGAACTGTCTGCTCTAGACCCCAAAAAATCAGCTGGGTCTGACAACCTTCccgcattttttattaaaactgcagCTCCCATCATTGCAGCACCCATAACCAAACTCTTCAATCACTCATTCCATACGGCTGAAATACCCTTTGACTGGAAAGAAGCCATCGTCCTGCCCTTGTTTAAAGGTGGTGAGCAGTCAGATCCAAATAGCTACAGACCCATCTCCATCCTGCCCTGTGTGTCCAAGGTATTTGAGAAGCTTGTGAACAATCAGCTCACTAACTATCTTAATACTTTTGGTATACTCTCTGACGCACAGTCTGGGTTCCGCGCTGGGTATGGGTGCACAACAGCCActttaaaggtattaaatgacattacatcCACGCTAGACACCAAACAACATTGTGCTGCTATTTTCATTGACCTTGCAaaggcctttgacactgttgaccatccCACCCTCATCAGCAGGCTGAGTAGTATTGGGGTCATAGGTCACTCGCTGGCTTGGTTCTCTCACTATCTATCTCACCGGGTGCAACGCGTAAGGTTCGAtaactcactctctcactccctctctgtcacaaaGGGTGTTCCTCAAGGTTCTATACTTGGCCCATCACTGTTCTCCATCTATATCAATAACATTCCCCTAGCTGCTGGCAATTCACTCATTCACCTTTATGCCGATGACACCATCTTATATGCctctggtccttctccctcctctgtccaaTCCACGCTCCAGGATAGCTTTCTCCAGGTACAACATGCCTTTACACAACTGAAACTGTCACTCAACACAACTAAGACAAAAGCCATGTGGTTTCATCGGAAGGGTGTACCCTCTCCGTCTCCCTTAAACATCTCCACCTGTGAGGGGGCAATCTTGGAGCAAGTCTCcacctacaaatacctgggtatCTGGTTAGAcactacaatatgtttttcacatcacatctcCCAGTTACAGTCTAAGGTGCGGGCTAAACTTGGTTTCCTTTACCGCCACCGCcactctttcacttcctcttctaaACTCACGCTTATAAAAATGACTATTCTCCCCACACTTGATTTCGGTGACACTATCTATAGAACTGCCTCTAAGGGCACTCTTGCTAAACTGGACACACTCTATCACTCTGCCATCCGTTTTGCTACAAACGCCCCCCTAAATACTCATCACTGCAGTCTTTACTCTCTGGTAAATTGGCCATCGCTTCATACTCGTCGTCATATTCACTGGCTCACTCTCATTTACAAGACCATCCTTCATCAGACACCCCCCTATTTGTCCCGCCTGCTGCATCGTCTACCTACCACATATAACACTCGGTCCTCTCTTCGCATCCTGCTAACAACCCCTCAAACTAGATCCTCACTCGGCCTTGCATCATTCCAGTCAGCTGCTGCCACAGACTGGAACGCACTACAAACACACCTCAAACTGgtcactttcatttccattccgGCCTTCAAACACTCCATCTCACACCATCTCACTGATCCCTGCAAGTGTTTCCCCTCCGTCTAATCCTTCAGCTCAGTCTCCCATTTGTGCACCTAGGCCCGctgatttaatggttttaatgattttgtataaccaatccttgttttctatgtctttgtatgttttttaagtgtcacctatttttgttttatgtcaggccatctttgtaaataagaacttgttcttaatgatctgcctggtaaaataaaggtaaaataaaaaaataaaaaaaaaagcttggcTGATTTTCCTAGAAgatatacacaatataacatgcAATGGCAGCAGAAGAGAACCAACATTTCATTAAGATATAATGTTGAATACACTTCATGATTATGTTTCCAATTTTAAAGAAGTGGCTGAATGAATGGTAGATTGCGCAACACCCCATGTTTCACATTGGAatggcaaaaaagaaaatgagaattcatttcagtgttttaatcTTTGCTCTGTTTCATTAGAATAAACCCCAAGCCTCTcgaaggacacagagacacttttCATACCCTTCTAAGGATAAAGTTATTGGTCTTAATGGAGCCAGGCCACCACTGAGAGGCTGACTTCTATCTTAACACAATGCATCTCGTCGGTGGACTGGATTACATGCTTGAGAGCTGTAAGCACTAGAGATTAGAGAGAACACCAAAGGTTGGTCTCAGTCTTTTTTAAGGTCCTGTCCTGGATTTGATTTTGCCCGGTCACGACTAAGATTGCGTGGATCTTACTCAATCCGTTTAAGCGTGCTTTGTCTTTGATTGGATGTCAGACTCCCTGCTTCAAATGCAAGCAATCAATTTCATGTTTGGACAATTCTCACACTAAATTCACGTCTGCAtgacattttaagacatttctcGTCATACAATAAGACATAAatacatgtactgtgtatagTAAATggtccagagagagaggaaaactgAGGGAGATCTTTGGTTTTCTGTCGGCGTTTAGTTTAAGAGGGATTTGCCGATCAATTGGCAGAAACCCAATGCTTAGCATGGTTCATTTTTAAGTGTGTAATGAAGTGTGGGATTTGAATATCTCTCAAATCCTCAAAGTTGGTTATTGTCTCGGTCTCAATATCCTTTGACTTTGCCTTAAAGCAGTAGTACCATGTCTTCAATTGATAAAATGTGATCCTATCAgaagagcagagcagcagattCTCTAACAAGTCACTTTATGGAAGACTTACAATATAAACAGCAGTGGATTTAGTCAGAGATAAGTGGCTCTACCCTGTTCTAATGTGACCCTGTTGtgcaaatgtgttgtatttgtgaATTCTCAACTCATGCCACACCTTGGTTAAATGTTGACGTCTATCATTTGA harbors:
- the oprd1a gene encoding opioid receptor, delta 1a — protein: MEPYTVPGAQLSLSDLYSVIPYNVTFPDEGFLPNNDTEPPVAGPRSAAGLIIAISITALYSVICVVGLLGNVLVMYGVVRYTKMKTATNIYIFNLALADALATSTLPFQSANYLMNTWPFGEVLCKLIIAIDYYNMFTSIFTLTMMSVDRYVAVCHPVRALGFRTPVKAKMINVLIWVLSSAIGVPIMVMAVTKVKDNGKTVCMLKFPDPDWYWDTVTKICVFIFAFVVPVLVITICYGLMILRLKSVRLLSGSKEKDRNMRRITRMVLVIVAAFIICWTPIHIFIIVKTMVEIDVRNPFVIASWHLCIALGYTNSSLNPVLYAFLDENFKRCFRDFCLPCRTHVEQHSLTRGRNTTREPVSVCAPSDAGKKPA